Proteins encoded together in one Mycolicibacter minnesotensis window:
- the nrdE gene encoding class 1b ribonucleoside-diphosphate reductase subunit alpha encodes MSPTAATAEQVTATPRSMPVGELDFHALNAMLNLYDADGNIQFDMDVLAARQYFLEHVNQNTVFFHNQDEKLDYLIQKEYYEREVLDQYSRNFVKSLLDRAYAKKFRFPTFLGAFKYYTSYTLKTFDGKRYLERFEDRVCMVALTLAAGDTKLAEQLVDEIIDGRFQPATPTFLNSGKKQRGEAVSCFLLRIEDNMESIGRSINSALQLSKRGGGVALLLTNIREHGAPIKNIENQSSGVIPIMKLLEDSFSYANQLGARQGAGAVYLHAHHPDIYRFLDTKRENADEKIRIKTLSLGVVIPDITFELAKKNEDMYLFSPYDVEKVYGVPFADISVSEKYYEMVDNAAIRKTKIKAREFFQTLAELQFESGYPYVMFEDTVNRANPIAGKITHSNLCSEILQVSTPSEFNDDLSYSKVGKDISCNLGSLNIAKAMDSPDFGQTIEVAIRALTAVSDQTHIWSVPSIEQGNNESHAIGLGQMNLHGYLARERVFYGSEEGIDFTNIYFYTVLYHALRASNRLALERGKSFAGFEQSKYASGEFFDKYTEQVWEPKTARVAELFADAGIRIPGQDDWRRLKESVMTHGIYNQNLQAVPPTGSISYINHSTSSIHPIVARVEIRKEGKIGRVYYPAPYMNNDNLEYYQDAYEIGYEKIIDTYAAATQHVDQGLSLTLFFKDTATTRDVNRAQIYAWRKGIKTLYYIRLRQMALEGTEVEGCVSCML; translated from the coding sequence ATGTCACCTACCGCTGCAACTGCAGAGCAGGTAACCGCAACCCCCCGCAGTATGCCGGTGGGTGAACTCGACTTCCACGCGCTTAACGCGATGCTCAATCTGTATGACGCCGACGGCAATATCCAGTTCGACATGGATGTGCTGGCCGCCCGTCAGTACTTCTTGGAGCACGTCAACCAGAACACGGTGTTCTTCCACAATCAGGACGAGAAGCTCGACTACCTGATTCAAAAGGAGTACTACGAGCGCGAAGTCCTCGACCAGTACTCGCGGAACTTTGTGAAGTCGCTGCTGGATCGGGCCTACGCCAAGAAGTTTCGGTTTCCGACCTTCTTGGGGGCGTTCAAGTACTACACCTCCTACACCCTCAAGACCTTCGACGGTAAGCGCTACCTGGAGCGGTTCGAGGACCGCGTCTGCATGGTTGCGCTGACCCTGGCCGCCGGGGACACCAAGCTGGCCGAACAGCTGGTCGACGAGATCATCGACGGCCGGTTCCAGCCAGCCACCCCGACCTTCCTGAACTCCGGCAAGAAGCAACGCGGCGAAGCCGTCAGCTGCTTCCTGTTGCGTATCGAGGACAACATGGAGTCCATCGGGCGCTCGATCAACTCCGCCCTGCAGCTCTCCAAGCGCGGCGGGGGAGTGGCGTTGCTGCTGACCAACATTCGCGAGCACGGCGCCCCGATCAAGAACATCGAGAACCAGTCTTCCGGGGTCATCCCGATCATGAAGCTGCTGGAGGACTCGTTCTCCTACGCCAACCAGCTGGGGGCACGCCAGGGCGCCGGCGCGGTGTACCTGCATGCGCACCACCCCGACATCTACCGCTTCTTGGACACCAAGCGGGAGAACGCCGACGAGAAGATCCGGATCAAGACACTGAGCCTGGGCGTGGTGATCCCCGACATCACCTTCGAACTGGCCAAGAAGAACGAGGACATGTACCTGTTCTCGCCTTACGACGTCGAGAAGGTCTACGGGGTTCCGTTCGCCGACATCTCCGTCAGCGAGAAGTACTACGAGATGGTGGATAACGCGGCGATCCGCAAGACCAAGATCAAGGCGCGGGAGTTCTTCCAGACCCTGGCCGAGCTCCAGTTCGAATCCGGCTACCCGTACGTCATGTTCGAAGACACGGTGAACCGGGCCAACCCGATTGCCGGCAAGATCACCCACTCCAACCTGTGCTCGGAGATCCTGCAGGTTTCGACCCCGTCGGAGTTCAACGACGACCTGTCCTATTCCAAGGTGGGCAAGGACATCTCCTGCAACCTCGGCTCGCTCAACATCGCCAAGGCGATGGATTCGCCCGACTTCGGTCAGACCATTGAGGTCGCCATCCGGGCGCTGACCGCGGTATCGGATCAGACGCACATCTGGTCGGTTCCCTCGATCGAACAGGGCAACAACGAGTCGCACGCCATCGGTCTGGGGCAGATGAATCTGCACGGCTACCTGGCCCGGGAGCGCGTCTTCTACGGTTCCGAAGAGGGCATCGACTTCACCAACATCTACTTCTACACCGTGCTCTACCACGCACTGCGGGCCTCCAACCGTCTTGCCTTGGAGCGGGGTAAGTCGTTCGCGGGCTTTGAGCAGTCCAAGTACGCCAGCGGAGAGTTCTTCGACAAGTACACCGAGCAGGTGTGGGAGCCCAAGACCGCACGGGTGGCTGAGCTTTTCGCCGACGCGGGCATCCGGATCCCGGGCCAGGACGACTGGCGCCGGCTCAAGGAGTCGGTGATGACCCACGGGATCTACAACCAGAACCTGCAGGCCGTGCCGCCCACCGGATCGATCTCCTACATCAACCACTCGACGTCGTCGATCCACCCGATCGTGGCGCGGGTCGAGATCCGCAAAGAAGGCAAGATCGGGCGCGTCTACTACCCGGCGCCCTACATGAACAACGACAACCTGGAGTACTACCAGGACGCCTACGAGATCGGCTACGAGAAGATCATCGACA
- the nrdI gene encoding class Ib ribonucleoside-diphosphate reductase assembly flavoprotein NrdI — MSADSGCSLVYFSSVSENTHRFVQKLDLPAIRIPLHGRIEVDHPYVLVLPTYGGGRQLPDVHEGGYVPKQVIAFLNNEHNRRLLRGVIAAGNTNFGAEFCYAGNVVARKCGVPYLYRFELMGTDEDVQAVRAGLSDFWKDEACHLPLQLQSR, encoded by the coding sequence GTGTCTGCGGATTCTGGATGCAGCCTGGTGTACTTCTCCTCGGTGTCAGAAAACACCCACCGCTTCGTGCAGAAGCTGGATCTGCCGGCCATCCGGATTCCGTTGCACGGGCGCATCGAGGTCGATCACCCCTACGTGCTCGTATTGCCGACCTACGGCGGGGGACGTCAGCTGCCGGATGTCCATGAAGGCGGCTACGTACCCAAGCAGGTCATCGCCTTTTTGAACAACGAACACAATCGGCGGCTGTTGCGCGGCGTGATCGCTGCCGGCAACACCAACTTCGGCGCGGAGTTTTGCTACGCCGGCAATGTGGTGGCCCGCAAGTGCGGGGTGCCCTACCTGTATCGATTCGAATTAATGGGAACCGACGAGGACGTGCAAGCCGTCCGCGCGGGATTATCCGATTTCTGGAAGGACGAGGCATGTCACCTACCGCTGCAACTGCAGAGCAGGTAA
- a CDS encoding redoxin NrdH: MSITVYTKPACVQCNATYKALDKEGIAYEKVDISLDPEARDYVMALGYLQAPVVVAGNEHWSGFRPDRIKALAQVALSA, encoded by the coding sequence ATGAGCATCACTGTCTACACCAAGCCCGCATGCGTGCAGTGCAACGCCACCTACAAGGCGCTGGACAAAGAGGGCATCGCTTACGAGAAGGTCGACATCTCGTTGGACCCTGAAGCCCGCGACTACGTGATGGCTCTGGGTTACCTGCAGGCGCCTGTCGTGGTCGCCGGCAACGAGCACTGGTCGGGTTTCCGGCCGGACCGCATCAAGGCACTGGCGCAGGTCGCGCTCAGCGCGTAG
- a CDS encoding DedA family protein yields the protein MTGVATNPDTLIATFGLLGVLAVVFVETGLLVGFFLPGDSLLFTAGVLAAQVHPAVPVWLLVLTVPIAAIVGDQCGYLLGATAGLAVLETRAARRLGRHQVERAQRYFATHGKATVFLARFVAVARTLTPVLAGASGMRHRTFTAYSIAGSMAWGAGVPLLGYLLGGIGVVRAHLDLVLLAVIAVSLVPVLLSIVGGRLQRNNRRPAPADEANRSESVPAVMH from the coding sequence ATGACCGGAGTTGCTACTAATCCAGACACCTTGATCGCCACGTTCGGGCTGTTGGGCGTGCTGGCAGTGGTGTTCGTCGAGACCGGGCTTCTGGTGGGCTTCTTCCTGCCCGGCGACTCGCTGCTGTTCACCGCGGGTGTGCTGGCCGCTCAAGTTCACCCGGCGGTTCCGGTGTGGCTGCTGGTGTTGACCGTGCCGATCGCCGCGATCGTCGGCGACCAGTGCGGCTATCTGCTCGGGGCCACGGCGGGGCTGGCGGTACTGGAGACGCGGGCGGCCCGACGGCTCGGCCGCCACCAGGTCGAGCGGGCCCAGCGCTACTTCGCCACCCACGGCAAGGCCACGGTCTTTCTAGCCCGATTTGTGGCGGTGGCTCGGACCCTGACACCGGTGCTGGCCGGGGCGTCCGGAATGCGCCACCGAACCTTCACCGCCTACAGCATCGCCGGGTCGATGGCCTGGGGTGCAGGCGTTCCTTTGCTGGGGTATCTGCTGGGTGGCATCGGAGTCGTCCGGGCTCACCTCGACCTGGTTCTGCTGGCGGTCATCGCAGTCTCGCTGGTCCCGGTGTTGCTGAGCATCGTGGGCGGCCGCCTTCAGCGGAACAACAGGCGTCCGGCTCCAGCCGATGAGGCGAATCGGTCGGAGTCGGTACCTGCCGTGATGCACTGA
- a CDS encoding response regulator transcription factor has product MRILLVEDEARLAQTVRRGLVAEGFVVDVEHDGADGLAAAITGDYDVVVLDIMLPSLSGYQVVRELRAQQVWTPVLMLSAKDGEYDMADAFDIGADDYLTKPFSFVVLVARLRALLRRGAPARPTVLTVGTLSLDPARRRVTRGDTVLELTPREFGLLQFLMRHPGDVVTKPEILRSVWDSNYTGDENVVEVYVGYLRRKVDVPFGLATIETVRGAGYRLRSDLDS; this is encoded by the coding sequence GTGCGGATACTGCTGGTCGAAGACGAGGCTCGGCTGGCGCAGACCGTACGTCGCGGACTGGTCGCCGAGGGCTTTGTCGTCGACGTCGAGCACGACGGCGCAGACGGGCTGGCCGCCGCCATCACCGGCGACTATGACGTAGTGGTGTTGGACATCATGTTGCCCAGCCTCAGCGGCTACCAGGTGGTCCGCGAGCTGCGGGCGCAGCAGGTGTGGACGCCGGTACTCATGCTGTCAGCCAAGGACGGCGAGTACGACATGGCCGATGCCTTCGACATCGGCGCCGACGACTACCTGACCAAGCCGTTCTCGTTCGTCGTCCTGGTGGCGCGACTGCGCGCGCTGCTGCGGCGCGGCGCCCCGGCGCGTCCGACCGTGCTCACTGTGGGCACCCTGTCGCTCGATCCGGCTCGCCGCCGGGTGACCCGCGGCGACACGGTGCTCGAGTTGACGCCGCGCGAGTTCGGGCTGCTGCAGTTCTTGATGCGGCACCCCGGTGATGTCGTCACCAAACCCGAGATCTTGCGGTCGGTGTGGGATTCGAACTACACCGGCGATGAGAACGTCGTCGAGGTCTACGTTGGGTATCTGCGCCGCAAGGTCGACGTGCCGTTCGGACTCGCCACTATCGAGACGGTGCGCGGCGCAGGCTACCGCCTGCGCTCCGACCTGGATTCTTGA
- a CDS encoding sensor histidine kinase, translating to MTLCLAIAGGLLLLVLYRSLESTAETAAGLRAEHIAAQLRSGDFDDMESALLATDGHIAVVQVVGASGVIRAASNGAPRSPLAAVTLADGQARYVGRVESATGEEYWVSARGAGAEEGPVTVLVGVDREPVEEIVTVVGVLLGVGAPILIVLVAAATFRLVGAALRPVEAIRTRVASISSADLTERVPVPRTHDEIAELATTMNAMLSRLEHGRAAQLRLVSDVSHELRSPLATITTALELASARPELMDRALIDESLLPESQRMSQLLQDLLLLARSDEGALGLRGEDVDVDDLLEAEANRLAGGGSVSVVTDIAACRVTGDRAALTRVIRNLVDNAARYARSTVTLSCSPASDGVVITIADDGPGIPVGDRSRIFERFVRLDAARARASGGTGLGLAIVAEVVRAHRGTVTVDDAAGGGAVFTVALPRSGRPDQESRSERRR from the coding sequence ATGACGCTCTGCCTTGCGATCGCGGGCGGGCTGCTCCTGTTGGTGTTGTACCGGTCGCTGGAATCGACCGCCGAGACCGCGGCGGGACTTCGTGCCGAACACATCGCGGCCCAGCTGCGATCGGGCGATTTCGATGACATGGAGTCGGCGTTACTGGCCACCGATGGGCACATCGCCGTGGTGCAGGTTGTCGGGGCGTCGGGCGTGATCCGGGCCGCCTCCAACGGTGCGCCCCGATCGCCACTGGCGGCGGTAACCCTTGCCGACGGGCAAGCGCGGTATGTGGGCCGGGTCGAATCCGCCACCGGCGAGGAGTACTGGGTATCGGCGCGTGGTGCCGGCGCCGAGGAAGGTCCGGTCACCGTTCTGGTGGGGGTGGACCGCGAACCGGTCGAGGAGATCGTGACCGTGGTGGGTGTGCTGCTGGGCGTCGGCGCGCCGATTCTGATCGTGTTGGTGGCGGCGGCAACGTTTCGCCTGGTCGGTGCCGCACTGCGGCCGGTGGAGGCGATCCGTACCCGGGTGGCGTCGATCTCGAGTGCTGACCTGACCGAGCGGGTGCCCGTTCCCCGAACCCATGACGAGATCGCCGAGCTCGCGACGACGATGAACGCCATGCTGTCTCGCCTGGAGCACGGCAGGGCAGCTCAGCTGCGTCTGGTCAGCGACGTGTCGCACGAACTGCGCAGCCCGCTGGCCACGATCACCACCGCACTGGAATTGGCCAGTGCCCGGCCCGAACTGATGGACCGGGCCCTGATCGACGAATCGCTGCTCCCGGAATCACAGCGGATGAGTCAACTTCTCCAAGATCTGCTGCTGCTGGCTCGCTCCGACGAAGGGGCGCTGGGACTGCGCGGGGAGGACGTCGATGTCGACGACCTGCTGGAGGCCGAGGCGAATCGACTCGCCGGCGGTGGGTCGGTCAGCGTCGTGACCGATATCGCGGCCTGCCGAGTCACCGGCGATCGCGCTGCGCTGACTCGGGTGATTCGCAACCTGGTCGACAACGCGGCACGGTATGCCCGCAGCACGGTGACGCTGAGCTGTAGTCCGGCCTCGGACGGCGTCGTGATCACGATCGCCGACGACGGTCCTGGGATCCCGGTGGGTGACCGGAGCCGGATCTTCGAGCGATTCGTCAGGCTCGACGCGGCCCGTGCCCGGGCGTCGGGCGGAACCGGGCTCGGCCTGGCGATCGTCGCGGAGGTGGTGCGCGCCCACCGGGGAACCGTGACCGTGGACGATGCCGCCGGTGGTGGGGCGGTATTCACCGTTGCGCTGCCGCGGTCAGGCCGCCCGGATCAAGAATCCAGGTCGGAGCGCAGGCGGTAG
- a CDS encoding AAA family ATPase, with product MLSTLAVRGYRSLRDVVLPLRRLTVVTGANGTGKTSLYRSLRLLADCGRGEVIGSLAREGGLESVLWAGPEQLGEARRSGAAQGSVRTRVVSLEMGFASDDFGYLVDLGLPQDPAQSSAFAHDPEIKREIVFAGPVPRRGATLVSRTRAFAQSSTDSGVEELSRTLPTYRSVLAEFAHPGAHPELAAVRDRLRDWRFYDGFRVDAGAPVRRPQVGTRTPVLAGDGADLAATVQTIIESGDEELDRAIAGAFDGATLSISSHDGMFDLQLRQRGMLRPLRAAELSDGTLRFLQWAAALLSPQPPSLMVLNEPETSLHPDLVSPLAGLIRAAATRTQIVVVTHARTMPELLAAVPIAEADRHDTAEIEVYKDFGETRVAGLGLLTTPPWDWGRR from the coding sequence ATGCTGTCGACTCTGGCGGTTCGCGGGTACCGCTCACTGCGCGACGTGGTGCTCCCACTGCGTCGACTCACCGTCGTCACGGGTGCCAATGGCACCGGCAAGACCTCGCTGTACCGGTCGCTGCGCCTGCTCGCCGACTGCGGCCGCGGCGAGGTGATCGGATCACTGGCCCGCGAAGGTGGCCTGGAGTCGGTGCTGTGGGCCGGCCCCGAGCAGCTCGGCGAAGCGCGTCGCAGCGGCGCGGCCCAGGGCAGCGTGCGCACCCGAGTGGTCTCGCTGGAGATGGGTTTCGCCTCCGACGACTTCGGCTACCTGGTCGATTTGGGTCTGCCGCAGGATCCTGCGCAGTCGTCGGCGTTCGCCCACGATCCGGAGATCAAACGCGAGATCGTGTTCGCCGGCCCGGTACCGCGGCGCGGTGCCACCTTGGTGAGCCGCACCCGGGCTTTCGCGCAGTCCAGCACGGACTCCGGTGTCGAGGAACTGTCGCGGACACTGCCGACCTATCGCAGCGTGCTCGCCGAATTCGCCCACCCCGGCGCGCACCCAGAGCTCGCCGCGGTACGCGACCGGCTGCGGGACTGGCGCTTTTACGACGGCTTCCGAGTGGACGCCGGCGCACCGGTGCGACGGCCCCAGGTCGGCACTCGTACGCCGGTCCTGGCCGGTGATGGCGCCGACCTGGCCGCAACCGTGCAGACCATCATCGAGTCAGGTGACGAGGAGCTGGACCGTGCGATCGCAGGTGCGTTCGACGGGGCGACGCTGTCGATCAGCTCCCACGACGGCATGTTCGACCTGCAGCTGCGCCAGCGAGGCATGCTGCGGCCCTTGCGGGCCGCCGAACTGTCCGATGGCACCCTGCGCTTCCTGCAGTGGGCCGCCGCCCTGCTGAGCCCGCAGCCGCCGTCGCTGATGGTGCTCAACGAGCCGGAGACGTCGCTGCATCCCGACCTGGTGTCGCCCCTGGCCGGGCTCATCCGTGCCGCTGCCACCCGAACGCAGATCGTGGTGGTCACCCACGCGCGCACCATGCCGGAACTGCTCGCCGCCGTACCGATCGCCGAGGCCGACCGTCACGACACCGCAGAAATCGAGGTCTACAAAGACTTCGGCGAGACCCGGGTCGCCGGACTGGGCCTGCTGACCACCCCGCCCTGGGACTGGGGCAGGCGCTGA
- a CDS encoding SDR family oxidoreductase: MTRVAQYYRGKRCFITGAASGIGRATALRLAEHGAELYLTDRNAEGLAQTVADARALGALVPEHRVVDIADYDDVAAFAADIHARHEPMDVVMNIAGVSAWGTVDRLSHEQWRKMVDINLMGPIHVIESFLPQMVAAGRGGNLVNVSSAAGIVALPWHAAYSASKFGLRGVSEVLRFDLARHRIGVSVVVPGAVKTGLVHTVEIAGVDREDPQVEKWVGRFAGHAVSSEKAADKILAGVARNRYLVYTSGDIRALYAFKRLAWLPYSVAMRQANVLFSRALRPSRESLRSS, from the coding sequence ATGACACGCGTAGCGCAGTACTACCGGGGCAAGCGGTGTTTCATCACCGGAGCGGCGAGCGGGATCGGGCGGGCCACCGCGCTGCGCCTGGCTGAGCATGGCGCCGAGCTGTACCTGACCGATCGCAATGCTGAGGGTTTGGCGCAGACCGTCGCCGATGCACGCGCTCTGGGCGCGTTGGTACCCGAGCACCGGGTGGTCGATATCGCCGACTACGACGACGTCGCCGCCTTCGCCGCCGACATTCATGCCCGGCATGAGCCGATGGACGTCGTGATGAACATTGCCGGGGTGTCGGCGTGGGGCACCGTAGATCGGTTGAGTCACGAGCAGTGGCGAAAAATGGTCGACATCAACCTGATGGGCCCCATCCACGTCATCGAGTCCTTCCTGCCGCAGATGGTGGCCGCCGGCCGCGGCGGAAACCTGGTCAACGTCTCCTCGGCGGCCGGGATCGTCGCATTGCCCTGGCACGCCGCCTATTCCGCCAGCAAGTTCGGCCTGCGTGGCGTGTCGGAGGTGCTGAGGTTCGACCTGGCGCGCCACCGCATCGGCGTCTCGGTGGTGGTACCCGGCGCGGTCAAGACCGGGCTGGTCCACACGGTCGAGATCGCCGGCGTGGACCGCGAGGATCCGCAGGTGGAGAAATGGGTGGGGCGTTTCGCCGGCCATGCGGTGTCGTCGGAGAAGGCGGCGGACAAGATCCTGGCGGGGGTGGCGCGCAACCGCTACCTGGTCTATACCTCCGGCGACATCAGGGCGCTGTATGCGTTCAAGCGGCTGGCATGGCTGCCCTACAGTGTGGCGATGCGTCAGGCCAACGTGCTGTTCAGCCGCGCTTTGCGGCCTTCGCGGGAATCGTTGCGCAGCTCCTGA
- a CDS encoding TetR/AcrR family transcriptional regulator, which translates to MRRGDKQRQAIVQAVRELLQEKPFAELSVSTISDRAGVARSGFYFYFDSKYAVLAHILAEATHELEELTHYFAPRSADESPAEFAQRMVGSAAAVYAHNDPVMSACNLARNSDAEIRELLDAQIDAVIEQIVAVVKEEIAAGTAHPINDDLPALVRTLGATTAYMLSGDSAFVGPDGDVGRGVGVLEALWRNALWGGRRG; encoded by the coding sequence ATGCGACGGGGCGACAAGCAACGTCAGGCGATCGTGCAGGCGGTGCGCGAGCTGCTGCAGGAAAAGCCCTTCGCCGAACTGTCGGTCAGCACCATCAGCGACCGGGCAGGCGTGGCGCGGTCCGGGTTCTATTTCTACTTCGACTCCAAATACGCCGTGCTGGCGCACATCCTGGCAGAGGCGACGCATGAGCTCGAAGAACTGACGCACTACTTCGCGCCGCGGAGTGCCGACGAATCGCCTGCGGAGTTCGCACAACGCATGGTGGGCAGTGCAGCCGCGGTCTATGCCCACAACGACCCGGTGATGTCGGCCTGCAACCTTGCCCGCAACAGCGATGCCGAGATCCGGGAGTTGCTCGACGCCCAGATCGACGCGGTGATCGAGCAGATCGTCGCCGTGGTCAAAGAGGAGATCGCCGCGGGTACCGCGCATCCCATCAACGACGACCTCCCGGCGCTGGTGCGCACCCTGGGGGCCACCACCGCCTACATGCTGTCCGGCGACAGCGCCTTCGTGGGCCCCGACGGCGATGTGGGCCGCGGCGTGGGGGTGCTCGAGGCGCTGTGGCGTAATGCGCTGTGGGGCGGCCGTAGGGGCTAG
- a CDS encoding cytochrome P450: MTTISTPRYLLDQAKRRFTPTMNTIPGMGLIEKRLMNVDWPQHTLAEPPAGSDLKPIMGDSGLPLLGHIVEMFRLGPDFPLHLYNTRGPITFADSPILPSIVALGPEATQTIFVNKNKDFSQKGWLPVIGPFFNRGLMMLEFDEHMAHRRIMQSAFTRPRLASYVEDIDRVATAIVADWPTDDGRFLVYPAMKELTLDVASVVFMGHEPGSDHQLVTKVNRAFEQTTRAGGAIIRTGVPPFKWWQGLQGRKLLEDYFTERVKERRKVEGTDMLTVLCHTSDEDGNSFSDADIVNHMIFLMMAAHDTTTSTVTTMIYHLAAHQDWQDRARDESQRLGDSPLDIESLEKLETLDLVMDESLRLVTPLPFNMRQAVRDTDLLGHFVPAGTNIVTWPGMNHWLPELYTNPRQFDPERFLEPRSEHKQHRYAWAPFGGGAHKCIGMVFGRLEIKTVLHRLLRQYRIELAHPGYQPRWDYGGMPIPMDGMPITLRRL, encoded by the coding sequence GTGACCACCATCAGCACCCCACGTTACCTGCTGGACCAGGCCAAACGTCGGTTCACTCCCACCATGAACACCATCCCGGGCATGGGTTTGATCGAAAAGCGGCTGATGAACGTCGACTGGCCGCAGCACACTCTGGCAGAGCCGCCCGCGGGCAGCGACCTCAAACCCATCATGGGCGACTCCGGCCTGCCGCTGCTGGGCCACATCGTCGAGATGTTCCGCCTGGGTCCGGATTTCCCGCTGCACCTGTACAACACCCGGGGACCGATCACCTTTGCCGACTCGCCGATCCTGCCGTCGATCGTCGCGCTCGGCCCCGAGGCCACCCAGACGATCTTCGTCAATAAGAACAAGGACTTCTCGCAGAAGGGCTGGCTCCCGGTGATCGGGCCGTTCTTCAACCGCGGCCTGATGATGCTGGAGTTCGACGAGCACATGGCCCACCGGCGCATCATGCAGTCCGCCTTCACCCGGCCCCGGCTGGCCAGCTACGTCGAGGACATCGACCGGGTGGCCACGGCGATCGTGGCCGACTGGCCCACCGACGACGGCCGATTCCTGGTGTACCCGGCTATGAAGGAGCTGACCCTCGACGTCGCCTCGGTGGTGTTCATGGGCCACGAGCCCGGCAGTGACCACCAGCTGGTCACCAAGGTCAACCGCGCCTTCGAGCAGACCACCCGTGCCGGCGGCGCCATCATCCGCACCGGCGTGCCGCCGTTCAAGTGGTGGCAGGGTCTGCAGGGCCGCAAACTGCTCGAGGACTACTTCACCGAGCGGGTCAAGGAGCGCCGCAAGGTCGAGGGAACCGACATGCTCACCGTGCTCTGTCACACCTCCGACGAGGACGGCAACAGCTTCTCCGACGCCGACATCGTCAACCACATGATCTTCTTGATGATGGCCGCCCACGACACCACCACCTCGACGGTGACCACGATGATCTACCACCTGGCCGCGCACCAGGATTGGCAGGATCGCGCCCGCGACGAGTCGCAACGTCTCGGCGACAGCCCCCTGGACATCGAGTCACTGGAAAAGCTGGAGACCCTCGACCTGGTCATGGACGAGTCGCTGCGGCTGGTGACCCCACTGCCGTTCAATATGCGGCAGGCGGTGCGCGACACCGACCTGTTGGGTCACTTCGTGCCGGCCGGCACCAACATCGTCACCTGGCCGGGAATGAACCATTGGCTTCCCGAGCTCTACACCAACCCGCGGCAGTTCGACCCGGAGCGATTCCTGGAGCCGCGGTCGGAGCACAAGCAGCACCGTTACGCGTGGGCGCCCTTCGGCGGCGGCGCGCACAAGTGCATCGGGATGGTGTTCGGCCGCCTCGAGATCAAGACGGTGCTACACCGGTTGCTGCGCCAGTACCGGATCGAGCTGGCGCACCCCGGCTACCAGCCGCGCTGGGACTACGGCGGCATGCCCATTCCGATGGATGGCATGCCGATCACCTTGCGCCGGCTCTGA